One Coffea eugenioides isolate CCC68of chromosome 2, Ceug_1.0, whole genome shotgun sequence genomic window, ATACTATTGAATTTATCCTACATCGATTGTGAAAAGGAATAAGATGCTTAGTTATAAATATGAGAAAAAGTTTCACACTTTGAGTTAGTTTTGAGGTGGGAAGACCCAACAATGCCCAGCACTATCCCACTCCAAAAGCAACCAAGACCGGCATCAGAGATTGGTTATGGAGTGTTAGCCGTCGAATGAATGAAAGGTTGATGATCTAATAACCCAAGGCCCCGTTTGCTCCATTGAAATGTCACCAACCTAAGGCCTGATCTAATAAAACCTAAGGCCCGCTCTATGAGAGGGAGATTATTTTGTTTATCCCACCCCCCCCTTGTGGAGAGGAAGGGTCAGAGTGCTTTTGATTTTGGGTGGAAAGACGCATTCATTAGTAACTAACAATACATGATTTATGAGGGACAAAACAGCAAGAAAATTCCCATCAAAGGTGATTGCGTCtacatttttgttttgttgctttgttaaacttttcaaagcattttatattttcttgttgaattcAAACCCAGTTGTAGAGGACATTTCTTGttgaattcaaaaaaaaaaatgaacgaaATATTTCTCTTACGGATTGAGTACCATTTCTTGATTGTAATCACTGCGTATCCATGATCAAGCGCACGATACAAATCCGCAGAGTTGCTAGAATAGAAATATGTATACATTAACCAAAAGATCCAGAATGGTAGTAATAATAAGTAAAATAGAATACACGATTGATGCGACAGAATAAACAGTTAGATTAATCTGTTCAAAATAAAATTGTGAAGGTGAGGAAAAATCTATCGACTACTGCTACCACTCATCATTGTTCATGAAACGATGATTGGATTTTCGGTGTGCAATGATGAGGAAGCCTGCCCTTTTCCTTTCTTGtccaaaactccaaatttagccAAAGAACGGGGGGGACTCCACAAGTGTTTGATTTTGCATTTTAGTCCCGAAAATGAATAGTTTGAGTACTAGTACCCCCAAGTTCTTACTACTAAAAGTCCCATTACGCTCAAAAGTCAAGATTCACACAACAGTCTCGCCCACCCTGGAATCCTTTCCAGTTTCCAGTTCCCCGCCCCAgcccccaaaaaaaatcaaatcaacgTATGTATAAATACAGCCCCCAAACTTCCCGCCGGAGGGAAGGGAGAGGGCACGCCCACGCTTCTTCCCCCCCCAGACCCACACGGCTAATCTCCAAAACCAATTCTAATCTCCCCCTCACCCACACCACTCTCCACCTCTACCTTCTCACCACGTCATCCATTCCCCGCACGGACCTTAGGTCAACCTATCAACCCCACCTCACAACCCAAATTAAACACCATCCTCCGTCTCCCTAACCTCTTTTCTTCCCCAGCCCACAATCATCAAGTGGACTAAAGTCTagaccaaaaaataaaaaaaaaattcaagaaataaaaggacccaaaataaaaaaaaacccattCAAATTCAACCACTGCCTCCCTCTTCTCCACTCTGCTATACAATACTCTCCACTCTCTCTTCTTCTCCAGTGACGTAGGGCCCATGGAGACCTACCCTTACCCGCCGTCTTATCCTGATTCCGGCGATTCCTCTCCCCGGTCCCGCGAAATTGACTTCGAAAACCCAGCCCCCTGGGAGGACTCCCAGAACCCCCAACAATCCGTCGCCTCTAAAGTCAAATTCATGTGTAGCTATGGCGGCAAAATCCACCCCCGCCCCCATGACAATCTGCTGTCTTATGTAGGCGGCGAGACTAAAATCCTAGCCGTCGATCGTAATATTACGTTTGCATCTCTGATCGCGAAGCTATCGTCGCTGTGTGATTGCGCCAGCGTTTCGTTCAAGTATCAGCTTCCCGGGGAAGATCTTGATGCGTTGATCTCCGTGACAAATGATGACGACCTTGAACACATGATGCATGAGTATGATCGGCTTTACAGGGCGTCTCCGAAGCCCGCGAGGTTGAGGTTGTTTCTGTTTCCGGCGAGTCCTGCGCCTTCGTCGCAGTCGCCGACGGTCGTTGGGGCGAGGAGTTTTGGCTCTGATGATCAGGTGATTAAGTCTGAGAAAGAGAGGTTTGTGGAGGCTTTGAACTCTGGGCCTATTCAGACCTCTCCTCCGCCGTCCGCCGTGACTGCGTCTCCGCCTCAGACCGCGAATGTGGATTTTTTATTCGGGTTGGAGAAAGGAATGGTTCCACCGCCTCTGCAGCAGCAGCATCAGCATCAGCATCAGCATCTGCAATCTCCTCCGCTTCCGGCTGGGGTGAAATTAAGAGATCCGGTTGCTGAACAGGCTTTGCATGAGCATGAAATTCCGGGTCCGGCTTTGGATGACAGAGTGATCGGGTCGGATTCGATCCAGAAACACATTCAGGATCTTCAGAGGTTGAGGATTGAAGAGCAGCAGGGGTTGTACCGCAGGAAGAGCGACGATAATCTCGCAGGAGGATATCCCGTGGGAGGCGGGGGTGAGTATTACGTTCAGAAAGTGCCGGAGAAGGTTGCTCCGGTATCCGTGCCCGGAACCATGGCCATACCGACGGCAGGATACTGGCCGCCTGAGAAGCAAGTGGCAGGTGGGGTTTTCCCGGCGAGTACTTTCGGCACAGATCAG contains:
- the LOC113761117 gene encoding uncharacterized protein LOC113761117, producing METYPYPPSYPDSGDSSPRSREIDFENPAPWEDSQNPQQSVASKVKFMCSYGGKIHPRPHDNLLSYVGGETKILAVDRNITFASLIAKLSSLCDCASVSFKYQLPGEDLDALISVTNDDDLEHMMHEYDRLYRASPKPARLRLFLFPASPAPSSQSPTVVGARSFGSDDQVIKSEKERFVEALNSGPIQTSPPPSAVTASPPQTANVDFLFGLEKGMVPPPLQQQHQHQHQHLQSPPLPAGVKLRDPVAEQALHEHEIPGPALDDRVIGSDSIQKHIQDLQRLRIEEQQGLYRRKSDDNLAGGYPVGGGGEYYVQKVPEKVAPVSVPGTMAIPTAGYWPPEKQVAGGVFPASTFGTDQQVYMIPAPAGAYHPQMVRPVTGPTGQGYYTVQRVPEMYREQQQQQQYNVAPQMGAPVQSVAAPPPSLAPQGPPTKITGGGGGGAYTDGYGMVRSATSGGVGVTETGYGQVAYDSGLGRQVYYPAQGGVNVMGGPSPQAQQYHHAMAASTAAATMGDVRALNQEAGKVVPKATQASL